One genomic segment of Gadus chalcogrammus isolate NIFS_2021 chromosome 3, NIFS_Gcha_1.0, whole genome shotgun sequence includes these proteins:
- the krt97 gene encoding keratin 97, producing the protein MNIRSGRTGTSLYSGGYRSSRAASVYGGAGKGSVKVSYASNNSSGFDLANGLGDNGTGHSVNGKATMQNLNERLATYLQKVVSLESANAQLERQIREWYEMKTPQVRDYSKYEMILDDLRRKINVANLDNARILLQIDNARLAADDFKLKYDNELLMRQSVETDILGLRRVRDELTMTSSDLEMQIEGLKEELIYLKKNHEEELAAVRCQLSAGSVNVEVDPGPRQDLSLVMDELRTQYEGITDKNRKDMESWYKGKFDELNKVVVTSEDTLNSSRSQITELKRTLQSLQIELQSQLSLKSAMENQLGETEGRYSQQLCQLQAMVNNLESELGQVRTDIERQGQEYQMLLGIKTRLEMEIAEYRRLLDGEITTTAVVTTVTKRTPIVTKRVKMVIEEIVDGKVVSRTEDIDEEVISK; encoded by the exons ATGAATATCCGCTCCGGACGCACGGGGACGTCCCTATACTCCGGGGGGTACCGGAGCTCCCGGGCAGCCAGCGTCTATGGCGGGGCCGGGAAGGGAAGCGTCAAGGTGTCGTACGCGTCGAACAACAGCAGTGGGTTCGACCTGGCCAACGGGCTCGGGGACAACGGCACGGGACACTCGGTCAACGGCAAGGCCACGATGCAGAACCTCAACGAACGCCTGGCCACCTACCTGCAGAAGGTGGTCTCATTGGAGAGCGCCAACGCGCAGCTGGAGCGGCAGATCCGCGAGTGGTACGAGATGAAGACGCCGCAGGTGCGGGACTACAGCAAGTACGAGATGATCCTTGATGACCTCCGTCGAAAG ATCAACGTTGCCAACTTGGACAATGCCAGAATCCTTCTACAGATCGACAACGCCAGGTTGGCCGCCGACGACTTCAAACTGAA GTACGACAACGAGCTTCTCATGAGGCAGTCTGTGGAGACGGACATCCTGGGGCTGAGGAGAGTCCGGGACGAGCTGACCATGACCTCCAGCGACCTGGAGATGCAGATCgaggggctgaaggaggagctcaTCTACCTGAAGAAGAACCACGAGGAG GAGCTCGCTGCGGTCCGTTGTCAGTTGAGCGCGGGCTCGGTGAATGTGGAGGTGGACCCCGGCCCCAGACAGGACCTGAGCCTGGTCATGGACGAGCTCCGGACCCAGTACGAGGGCATCACGGACAAGAACCGCAAGGACATGGAGTCCTGGTACAAGGGCAAG TTTGACGAGCTGAACAAAGTGGTGGTGACCAGCGAGGACACCCTCAACTCCTCCCGCAGTCAGATCACCGAACTCAAGAGGACCCTGCAGTCGCTGCAGATAGAGCTTCAGTCCCAACTCAGCCTG AAATCTGCTATGGAGAACCAgctgggggagacagagggccgCTACAGCCAGCAGCTGTGCCAGCTGCAGGCCATGGTGAACAACCTGGAGTCTGAGCTCGGCCAGGTGAGAACGGACATCGAGAGGCAGGGACAGGAGTACCAGATGCTGCTGGGCATCAAGACCCGCCTGGAGATGGAGATCGCCGAGTACAGGAGGCTCCTGGATGGAGAAATTAC CACGACAGCCGTTGTCACGACGGTCACAAAAC GTACGCCAATCGTGACCAAAAGAGTCAAGATGGTGATCGAGGAGATTGTGGATGGTAAGGTGGTATCTCGCACCGAAGACATTGATGAGGAAGTCATTAGCAAGTGA